The Gossypium hirsutum isolate 1008001.06 chromosome A13, Gossypium_hirsutum_v2.1, whole genome shotgun sequence nucleotide sequence acttaattagtgTTACAATATTTAACACTATAAATATATGCATTAGTAGgacattttcattcaaaataacatctaaagaattaatgaaaaaaaatcatatttaatacTATTGGTCCTTCTCATCATtacttttaaaaagttattttattctctcaattatttttaaaattaatagaattttattataaatttatcgATTCTCATTTAATcagtaaatatatttttaaaaaaattataaaaatatatatacgatttaataaatatgtaaaattacaTACAACTACACCCGTCTATGGAGCTCGAAAAGTAGAagggttttgataaaaatataggcctaaaaataggcttagaaaaaaaaacccatttaAAAAATGGACTAGGCCTTAAGTAAGGCTTTTTTGCTCCGACCCAGCtcaaatatgcaaaaaaaaaaacctattgtTCCTTCTtgctatttttttactattttgttactatttcactattatgttgctactattttgttgttattatttagatattgtataactattgttttactgttaattttattactattttagaggcatttactgTTAAGTTaaatttatcttagtgttatttaagtatacatatttttttaatttattttcaacttattgggaaatattaattttaatatttttattatttttgatatattatatatattaaaaattatataaaaaatttaatatgggtgaGTTGAACccgaattttagcatttttatccagactgtatttggacaaaattttagactcGTTTTTCGGGTCAATCTCAGGCTTAGCAAACAagccctaaaattttaattgggcCCGACGTATAGGCCCGACGTATAGGCCTAACAAACAGAACTTAACTTTTGACTAGGTCCGACCTTACGTATGGACACCCCTGCGTACAACATAAGTGACATAGAACTTGGCGCAAAATGATTCActagtaatttttaaaaaagctaacttaaaataaaaaataaaaaatacacttTATCTTAAATTCAAGCATTGGACTATGGACTTGTAAGCGACAACCTGGAGATTGCAACTAAAGAGCTGGACCGTATAGCCCTCATCTGACAAAtaaaaaaagcacaagtgtagCCCAGAACGACGCCGTTCTACCACTTCCCAAAAGTACTTTTGTTTTCATCTAATAACTCATCACCCACTCCGCATCTAATCGTGTAAACGACTCACCACTTATATGTCGCCAAGTGTAAAATACAAGGTTCGGTATTGGCTTAAATCCCACTCTCCTTTTCTGGCGCGTGAAGACCAGAAGGGAACATTCTTTGTAATCATTTCATggttcaatttttattttctttttattgatttaaaCAGAGAGGGAATTCAATTCAAtcgttgaaaaaaaaaattagagatccTTTTCAGCtaaaaaattcaaaccctaatttcttgaaaattttctcTTACGGAAAAAAAATGGGATTATGGGAAGCTTTCCTCAATTGGCTTCGAAGGTAAGTTGTTTTGTTTGGTTACTGAGAAAACAAAGGAATTAAATagaaagtttgaaattttaatatctgTGTTCATTTTAAAGTTGTAATCTAAGCGAGGGTAATGTTTTAAAAAGAAAGATTCTTTATTCAATTCATCTTTCCTGGAAAATCTTTTTCTTGTTTATTATTGACATTTGAAAGTTGGATTGAGTATATAAACGTATGGAATCAATCTATTGTgactgggtttttttttttaattccctTTTAATGTTGTTTTTTTTCTGGATGCTAAAAATATGCAATTTTTTGTTTCTCTATATGTAAAAGTTATCaatgtaataaataataattgcccttttaagaaaaattataaattactaTAATGATGACTAGATTTTAAGCGATTTTTATGGTGCTAATTGGATGATGGGTAGTTAAGTTGATTACACACATGGTTGCCCTTTGATGCTTACATGGTTTGTTGACCATTCTATTGAAGTGCTTGATGTTGGTAACTTTTAAAAAGATAAGAGGAGACTGGCCAAGGAAGCGTTGGCTGTAATGGCAAAAGGCCTTGGGACCTTGAGCGCTCAGGTCCGAGTCCCAACTATTCAAATCATTTGTTGGCAAGTTAGTTTGAGTTGAGTTAATTATTCAATTCAGGGATTGTAATGATTAGCTTTGACAATAACCATTAGCATCGTTGTAAGtagtaacttaaaaaaaaagatagagaAGATTGGAGAGGAATTTCTTTTTTCATATCTATTCTCAAGGGGCTTGTTTTTTATACTTCAATTATGTGTACGTGGCTTTGTAGAGGTATTTAAGCAAACAATGTTGATTGTCGCTTGACGTCCAGCTTGTTCAGTTTTGCAGTTAAGAGTAATAGGATTATCTTGCTGAAGTACTTGAGAATTGAAATAAGGATGGCTTGTTATTCTAGGATAATCTAGATGGTGATGAATGGACCATAATGTTATGGTAGCAATGGTGTTCATGAGGGAAGTGCTGACTGCTGATGTGGACAATGCTCAGTTAGGAATTAGACTGGAGAGGATGTTTATCTCATCTATGCTCAAGtcgctttttttttttaatgtttgaatttCTAGTACTTGGCTTTGTGGAGGTATTTAAGCAAACAACATAGATTGTTGCTTGAAGTCCTGTTTCTTCTATATTGCAGTTAAGAAAATCATAGTTGCAACTGGTGGCAGCAGCTATAGTTAGAGGGCATTGAGAGTAATAGGGCTATCTCGATGAAATACTTGAAGATAGGATCGCTTGTTATACTGGGATCATCTAGATGATTGACCAATTTACCATAGTGTAATGGTAGCTACGGTGTTTGTGATGGAAGTGCTGATGTGGTCGACGCTAAATTAAGAGAATTAGACAAGTTACTTTACAGGGTTCTTGTGGATCAGTTCTCGATTAAGGACTAACAGGTTTTGTAGCATATATCTTTCCTAATGGTGTATTGAACTACAATAGCATCATTCGGTGCCCTcctactctttcttttcttctcaagcCAAATTGGCCAGCTGCCGAAGAGCAGTATCTGTTATCTATTACTCAAACAAGAAGGAATTATATAACCTATGGTAACAAAGGAAGGTTTTGGTTATTGGCTCATAAAACCCAAAACTTATCTTGTTTCCTTTGGCCATTTTATTCTTTGCATGCATTATATGTAATACTTGGGGAATGCCATACAATTTTCAAAGAGCTCCCAATGCATGTTTGTGATTGACCATTTTCCGGCATATTAATCTGATATATATTTGTATCTTCTTACATAGTGATTCTTATTATCTTTCTCCTCTTGTAGTCTGTTCTTCAAGCAAGAAATGGAATTATCCTTAATAGGCCTCCAGAATGCTGGAAAAACATCCCTAGTTAATGTCATTGCCGTAAGTGAATATTTATTTGAGTTATAACATTGTTTTGTTTGttattgtttttctctttttagcTTGGTTCTGACTGCTAGACTTATTCTTCTGTATCTTTTTTCAAGACTGGTGGATATAGTGAAGATATGATACCAACGGTAAGTCATATGGAAAAAAATCAGATTCAAACATTGATTCTTGAAAATTTGGCATGCAACATGTTTTTTCCGGTTCGCTATTGGGGTTGTTCCCTGAAATTTCCATATCTCTTCTGTTTGCAGGTAGGATTTAATATGAGGAAGGTAACTAAAGGAAATGTCACGATAAAGTTGTGGGATCTTGGTGGTCAACCAAGGTTTCGGAGCATGTGGGAGAGATACTGCCGTGCTGTTTCAGCTATTGTGTATGTTGTTCATGCCTTGAAGCTTTTATATGTCTCTGTATGATATATATTACCTTGCAACATGTTACATTGTTTGATGTTACCATGTTCATTTAAGACATTCCTTTCTCTGTCTTGTTTCGAGTGTTGAACTAAGTTGGTTTTCTTATATACCTCCTCATTTTTCTCCATACTGCCACCATCTGaatttttggtcatttaagttccTTTCACGTACCTTGAACACAGTTAAAAAAATCGGGAAAGGATCTATGTAATTCTTATTGACAAGTACGTTATGCATTCCCTGAACAGTTGTGAATATGATTTGATCTTTATTTTCCACAAATTTTACAGTTAGCAACCCTGGCAGCACCCCATGTTACCTGTTTCCTTGTCTTAATTACCAAAAGAGAAATTTTGAAatagcttttttatttttaagaccGGCAAATCACTCATGTAAGAAGGATATATTGATACATGCTCTCTGCCGAGTCGAACATGCATGTGTTATTGCCCTCTTTGTGTAGGTAACTTTTTACTAGTATATTGTTGTCCAGATTGATGATCAACTAGTTCTTCGATTTTCACAATTTGCAGTTATGTTGTGGATGCTGCCGATAACGATAACCTATCTGTCTCGAGAAGAGAACTCCATGACCTGTTAAGTAAATCCTCACTGAATGGTATTCCCGTGCTGGTACTCGGAAACAAGATTGACAAACCAGAAGCCTTATCTAAAGAGGATTTGACAGAGCAAATGTAAGTGGAAGCTATCGGATAAGAAAGCTCTGAAACCATTTCTTCTTTCTCCATATTTCTCAAAAGAAAAACCAGATTTATGTTGTTAATTGTTGCATTGCATGATAATATTCATTAATGGTGCCTGCATATATATGCAGGGGGCTCAAATCCATTACTGACAGAGAAGTGTGTTGCTATATGATTTCATGCAAGAATTCCACCAACATTGATGCAGTCATTGATTGGCTTGTGAAGCATTCAAAATCAAAGAATTGAAGTCTCAAAGTTGCTGTAacattgtttttttgttttttcagttTGTGATTATAATCAGTTAGAGTTTGCTTCTTCTTGTTCTCTTGGTCCAAGGTGGTCAAATATGGCTTTGCTGTTGGGTCTGTCTTTGTGTCTAACAGGGTTTTGTCTATGTCTGACACCATTGTCTTGATTTTTAAACTTAGCTGGTATCATAAggtatttatataatatatttgtttgGTGGATGAGTGGGGCATAAAATTTGTTTTGATCCTCTATATGTACATATATTGGTTGTAAACATGGTTAATGTGTTGTGGTTTTGAATCAAATAAAAGGCTATTGATACATTTTTAGTTCCACTCTTATGGATCTCATGTTTATgcaaaaaaagggttaaattctATATGAAGTTCATATAGTATGCATCTTTTTGCAGATTTAATCCTACTTTTCAAAATATGTATTTTCTGTCTTGAAAAAAGggttaaatatgtatatatattgatacaactacttataatttttttctaatttttaaataagaggataaatgTGTTTTAGTGCATTTGATATTACGTCTTCTTATATTAGTAATAATATTGATATCAACTAAATTAAAACTCAGTCAGTGATgtagtatatttttaaaaatatatggcCCCATGACATATATTTTGATGCTTTTTATAGGATTGAATGATATTTGTCCAAATGTataaaaaatgttgaaattaggttttggtttagttaattttattaattacttttaaaatactaTGTTGACATCATCCAACAAATTGAGTATTACAATATATATCTTAAAACTAGTAAATTACACAAAATGTCACCTTAAAATAGCGCCGttcttattttggtcactttaattattttttgttaatttagtcactttaattaagataattgaTCGAATTAGTCTTTGCTATTAAAAAAATCCGCTAATCCACTAATGTATTgctgacatgattttttttttttatactttcgACTAAAGTTAAGAGTATCTCTATAATTAGTTTAAAATACTCTTTTTAGATTTATTTGcaacatgaaaattaaatgataaaattatcaaCATTTATATCCTGTTTAAGAAGGTAATCTCAATATCATTTCTTCCAAGACAGCAAAGTGCGGAGCTTCCTTGAATCATTGATTGTTGGAAGGTTAAAAAGAAGATTCATATCATTGTTTCTACTTCAAATAGTTTCTGGTTTTCAAAACCATCTGTAAAAAGCCCAATATGCATGGTAGTGGATGTAAAAATAGCAATTTTTAGCCAAAATCCAATCTTCAAAACAATGTAGCTGAGCCATCCAAAATTGGCAAACTCCATGGTCGACCAAACATAACATTATTAAGGCTTAAAAACTTTTAATAATTACAACTGGATGGTACTAGAACTATTCATTGCTCTAGTCTTGAAGGTTGGGCAAAAATATTAAGCCCATTTAAAATATGGCTCGGGCTCGATCTTGAACATTCAAGGTCCGAGCCCGGCTCGAcctattttaagtttataatactttatattatgttatttttatatattatataatttataacaaattaaaaaaataaacctatactaaacatataatactactctaatataaacattaaaataatgttaagatcactatgaaataaaaaatatataaaattattaaatattaaaataaaataaaataaatatttttaaaaaaataaaaataataataatatggacATGCCTAAAATGAGTTTGAGTTAGTCTTTTATAAATATGAGCgagtttaagtaaaattttaaggccAGATTTCGTACCTAGCCGGACCTaagcaaatataaaatatgttaacatCATGATTATACCTAACCCATTAGCACCTCTAGATGGTTCAATAACAAGTCAAATCATCTAACTGATGCCAACCTTTCCAAGTCATCATCTTTCAGCTTAACCTGGTTGACCTCAATGGGGAAGCCAAGGGGGCTGGCAAGGCCCTGGCCtccccaaaatgaaaaaaatttcatttgtgtcttttataatttatcaaattttaaattagtaatggtaaaattatattttggccccccgaaaataataaaaaattgattaaaacttttaaaaattataaagatatagactattaaaatggtgaaattgtatttttattatcctaaaaatatataatttaatttcggccctccaaaaaaaaaattctggcACTGCTACTGGTTGGCCGTACTGTTTGTTTTTATCTACAATAAACAACAATAAAGagtttttttaaactaaaaatcaATCACCATAAATTTGCAATATATACTTCCTATTTCGAACTATTCATTGGTTTCTTCAAAATCCTCGTATCCATGTTTGTTCATGCatctaatcaatttttttttcttttggttttgcgTTGTGATGTTTGTTTGCTAAGAAAATGAGAAGTAATTCAAGCAAGGGGCAAGTGAGCTACTCATGTTGACTGGTTCAGGCCATGGGGCTTGACCATGGACTCAGAGACTCAACAAAAAGCCATATAAAAGGAACCTGAAGCATAATTTCTAGTTTATTTTCCTCCAGGAATCTGATTATAATCGTGGTAGTCAGTGGCGATAGGGTGGCCGTTGGTGTTATGCCGGTAGGTGGGAGgattctctttttttaaaaaggattcaaatgttgatgatgctaatattaaaattttcatattgcaaataaataaataaaagtttttgacTAATTATAAAGAAATCCTTAACTTTagtgaaaagtaaaaaaattaccaTGCCAACAATCTGTTAGTGAATTAACGGAAATTTTAACGGAGCGACCAATTAGAACAATTATCTTAACCAaagtgactaaattgacaaaataaaattaagtaactaaaataagAGTCATTATTTTAGGGAGACCTACGGTGTAATTTACCCCATACTTTGGGTGAATAACCATAACATAACCCTTTAGTATTTTAAATGTCAAATTTTAGTTTGGTCCTCAACTATATTTAAATTcatgatttaatatttttatttttttaatattaatattcacgGTAATTTTACATGatttagtctctctatttttatAAAGTCATCAATTAACCCAAATAATTATTGTCGctaattatttctattaaaataattgtgtggattttttcttaaaaaacttTGAAAtgcaaaagagaaaagaaaaatcttGCCAGCTTGATgagttaaaattatattttttaaaaagttcacCTAAGCGTTTTAACTAGAATAACTAACAAACTTAACTATTTGTGATagctaatgatattataaaaccaGATGGACCAAATTGCATCAAATTGAAATATaaagataaatctaaaatttaagcataatagaAGGAGTAAAACCATAATTGAGccactttaaaaattaatttaatttgcgagggcatgaaatattaaattttggcATTTACTGCCCAGAGGAATGTTTgctaataaataatttgaaaattatttcgGACCCCATATCCCAAACGAAAAAACCGGTTTTCCGTTGGCGGCTCCATTTGAGTTTGAACCCGAGTCTTCATTCTTCGCTCCCTTTCCTTGCCGGTCCGGTTCCGGCGAACAGCCAAGGAAATGACCCGCCGACTCCTCGGAAACTAAGCGGTAACCGCTTATATGTTGATGCTATGCTGCTTGACGAGTTCtcatgttctttttttttgtctGAACTGTTTGCTAATTTGTGGTGAATTTTTTGCTTAATGGTAAGTGAAAGTTTCTCGATCGATGATTTCTCAAATTCTCCATATGTATTTTTTTAGAGTTTTACAtgaattatttgttttctttaacCTCTTGGAGCCTAGCCTAGGGTTACGCTAACTCTTATAATTTGTATATTATGATAGAAAGGAGTTTTTTCTTCACGAATTTCTACAGTGGTGTACTCTTAATTGAAGTTGAGTTGAATCTGGATACTGatgattaattgaataaatttgtttttaattattatctCTTTCCTTCAAATCTTGTAAATTTGGATTTCTATCCGCTAACTTGTTTGAAATTTGAATGCTGGTAGAATTATAGTAAATGCCCAACCTTTGATGTTTAACGTAAATTCTTTTAGTCATTAGCTCTTTTTCTTCAATAATCTGATAAATTTGGATGTCTGTCTCTTGAATGATGTAGAAGAATGGTTTAAAGATGAGCTTATTGGACAATTAGGCTGTTAGTGACTGTTCCATTAAATGCTGTGTCCCTAATCCTTTTATTTCGGGGGCTCTGCAAACTGAATGGCAAAGTCTTTTACTGAGGCAGTAGGTGGAGGTGCCATTAAAGTCTTTTAAGCTTGCTCCGTAAATGTAGGTTATTAGGTGCTAATTTTATTCCTTTTGTGGCAGGGTTATGGCCAATATCTTTCATCTGAATacattaaaattacaattttacaaGATATTACATATAGATTTGTTCCTGATTGTATTTAATTTTGCAACTAGTTTTTGAAATATCTGGTCAGAAAACAATTAATGCATTAAAAGATGACTATGCAACACATTCTTCTTGCGTAAAGTTTCAAATGGATAAAAGATGGTTGAAAAGGAGTTGGGCATTATGAGAATCGGGGCCTCTCGCACACAAACTTAGAATTGGACCACTAGACCGAATACTCATTTGTTGTCTATAATTTACTGTTATTACATTTACAGGTAGTATTTTTCAAGAAATGGTGCAtaccttttatttattgataaacTTTCTCTGATCGGAAATAGATTGTTTGTGATCCTTTTTGCTATTGGAACTAACACTTATCACCACATCCCAAAAACGGGTTAGTAGAATCTGGTTTGTGAATCGAGAGTGGTCACGtcccaatttttaaaattatctttgtgcatttaataaataaatgagttaTTGGTGTAATAATTAAGTATTAGTTACATTGTCCTTGTAACCCAAGTTCGATTCCTTTCCCTAgcatcttttttattattttgcaaattttactTCAAATCCTAGTAAGTCTCACacatagttttaaaaataaatgttgtaaGAGTTTAAATAAGAATGAGTTAGACTTAGTGGTTAAGAAGTAGTGGTATTGGATTATTGTTCGCAATCCCATTATAAGCCAAATAGGGTAAGCATTGATCTCCAAAACCAGATTCGAAAAGCCACTCTCTTTCCTCTGTTATGGTCGAACCCTACAGGGTGGTTAAGGACTTAATTTTAGTTCATTCTTTGTGTTGGGTACAGATCTGAATTGGATCTAGTTATATCTAAAACGTAGGAGTTGCAGAATAGCAATAGAGTTTCAGTTTTGCGTTAATCAAGTGTGGGTCTTACCTTTGGGTGTTTTGGTGATAATTGTAAATTACGTGATATGCATGTTGGTTAATTGTACATGTTGATTTTTGTGCTTAGCCGAATAGCCTTGTGTTAGATAAGGGATTGTCGATTATGGTAAGTGCTAAAAGgcgatagccgaatgtgcaaagcCTCTATTTGGGATTAATtgaatgtgtaagtgttgatTGTAATTACTGATTGTCTGCTATGGCTGAGTATGCATAGACTGCTAATGTATGATATGGTATTGTTATCACATGTTTCCCGAATGCATGAGAAAATGCCTACTATTCTGTATTTACTGATTGCATGTGAAGCATGCCACTGTTACTGAATTACTGATCGTATGTTAAAACATGTCACTATTCTGTATTGTACCTATTCTATCATGCATGTTATGTGATTCTGATGTATAGGGTTGGAAAGATTGATGATTGTGTAGTTCTGGCTGTTTATTCGCAAATATGAGAGTTATGGCGGATAATCCGCAAATATTGGAGTTCTGGCAGTATAGCTGCAACATTGGAGTATTCTTTGGAGTTCTAGTAGTTCGTCTGCAAACTTTTTACTGGCGGTTTAACCATAACTTACTGTCAGTTTATCTGCAAATATTTATTGTTACTGGTGATTTATCGACAATGAGTTATAACTCTTATTGTTATGGTGTGTACGGATagatgagttctagggaactcatggtgtgtagcggatggatggATAGGAAATTACACTGACATCCATGAACATGTACATACATTCTGAGAACTCTGTGATTCTGTATATTTTGTAACACTGTGATCTGTGACACTGTTATTACTATTATCTCTATTTACTTGCATGCTTTTGTGATCTTTGGTACACTGATTTCTTATGATTAAGACTCATACTGAACTTTCAAGCTCACCCATTTAATTTACTCCTTACAGATAACCCTCAAGGTTAGGATTAGATTCGTCATACGGAGGTCTCGTCTCAGATTTTCAGttaataaagtatttttaattttactttatttattttggttttatttttgggATTGTAAATTTGATTAATAATGAACTGTGGTATGGGTTGTTTTTATTTGGGATTTTGCATGCATGAAATTTTTTGTGAAAACCAAACGAATTTAATAACTGGCTTAATATGATTTAAAACACGAATTTTATTACAAAATCAAGGACATCACATTTTTCCGCTGCATGGTGATGAAAcgtaatttttaaatgtttactGATGAaatcaattgagtttttttttttttcaaacaacatgattttctaataaattgaacttaaattatAGACAACCTAACAATCTGATGTTCTAAATAAATCTAAGGTAACCACGCTAAGTTTTTTTGGAAATTGatcaaaatagtgatttttttaaaacgaaACGGATTTATTTGACTAGGATGCTAACTAATGGCTGTAAAGTCATTCTGTAATTTCGTTGACCTGGGTTTGAATCCTATTTTGACCTTTGGTTGGAGGCATTTTGGTGCAGGAGGAGCAGCTAAATGTAAGAGGCCTATAGCATGGAGTATAGCTTGGTGCTCCGTCAGAATAACATATGGACATGCTTCTTACCCAGAAGAAGAAAAAGGCATATTTGCTTTCTATTGCCCATCCCTCTCTCCTCTATTTTTTTGGCTAAACAGGTTATTGTCGATTAACAGCTTTATTCCTTTATTTTGACAGGGTTAAGGTAGAATTCCATTTACTAATGACCGTTATTCCAGGAATGAGCTAACTTGCCTACATGCAAAGATAATACATACAGTCTACTTTCTTTGTTTTTCGATTTATTTCTCAAGACTTATTCAAAAATGGATCAATATATTTTAGGATATGGGAACCAAAAGGAGAAAAAAGCAGGGTATTGGGGCATTCCGAGAATCGAACTCGGGACCTCTCGCACCCAaagcgagaatcataccactagaccaaatgccCAATTTTTGGCATCTTTCATGT carries:
- the LOC121212228 gene encoding ADP-ribosylation factor-like protein 8a, whose amino-acid sequence is MGLWEAFLNWLRSLFFKQEMELSLIGLQNAGKTSLVNVIATGGYSEDMIPTVGFNMRKVTKGNVTIKLWDLGGQPRFRSMWERYCRAVSAIVYVVDAADNDNLSVSRRELHDLLSKSSLNGIPVLVLGNKIDKPEALSKEDLTEQMGLKSITDREVCCYMISCKNSTNIDAVIDWLVKHSKSKN